A single Epinephelus lanceolatus isolate andai-2023 chromosome 22, ASM4190304v1, whole genome shotgun sequence DNA region contains:
- the LOC117246280 gene encoding calcium-binding protein 2: protein MSKAEERTASTSSVNSAASEISRDGSTSGSVSETPKKSSKKSKKSTENMNKVYNSVLNSVFGAERELAQAELDELQEAFKEFDYDQDGYLNYKDVAECMRTMGYMPTEMELLEIVQQIKMRMGGLMDFEDFTELMGPRMMGETAHMLGLKELQSAFVQFDLDGDGKINQDEMKEAIKTMLGEKLKKGELEEILKELDINSDGSIDFEEFVMMLSIR, encoded by the exons ATGTCTAAAGCAGAAGAGCGGACAGCCTCTACAAGTTCAGTCAACTCAGCTGCATCAGAAAT TAGCAGAGATGGTTCCACATCAGGTTCAGTCTCTGAAACACCCAAGAAATCATCAAAGAAGTCCAAGAAATCCACTGAGAACATGAACAAAGTCTACAACTCTGTGCTCAACAGTGTTTTTGGGGCG GAGCGAGAATTAGCTCAGGCTGAGTTGGATG AGTTGCAAGAGGCCTTCAAAGAGTTTGACTATGATCAAGATGGATACCTGAACTACAAGGATGTGGCTGAATGCATGAGGACCATGGGATACATGCCCACAGAAATGGAGCTGCTAGAGATAGTACAACAGATCAAGATGAGAA TGGGCGGGTTAATGGATTTTGAGGACTTTACTGAACTGATGGGACCCAGGATGATGGGGGAGACTGCTCACATGCTCGGACTCAAAGAGCTCCAGTCAGCCTTTGTGCAG tttgaCCTCGACGGAGACGGAAAGATCAACCAGGACGAGATGAAGGAGGCAATCAAGACAATGCTGGGGGAGAAGCTGAAGAAAGGAGAACTGGAGGAGATCTTAAAGGAGCTGGACATCAACTCAGATGGAAGCATTGACTTTGAAG aGTTTGTGATGATGCTCTCCATTCGCTAG